In the Sebastes fasciatus isolate fSebFas1 chromosome 20, fSebFas1.pri, whole genome shotgun sequence genome, one interval contains:
- the LOC141758617 gene encoding serine protease 33-like, producing the protein MAAWTLWTLLMCAVLTGQGSKAQDCGMAPLNTRIVGGENATGGSWPWQVSVHINRQHICGATLISDQWVLTAAHCIVT; encoded by the exons ATGGCAGCCTGGACTCTGTGGACACTCCTGATGTGTGCCGTCCTCACTGGGCAAG GGTCAAAGGCTCAGG ATTGTGGAATGGCACCTCTGAACACAAGAATAGTGGGTGGTGAGAATGCCACAGGTGGGTCATGGCCCTGGCAGGTCAGCGTGCACATCAATAGGCAACACATCTGTGGAGCGACCCTCATCAGTGACCAGTGGGTactcacagcagcccactgcatCGTAACGTAA